The Dehalococcoidia bacterium genome has a segment encoding these proteins:
- a CDS encoding heavy-metal-associated domain-containing protein — translation MRVHWRRLFYRPRAVVTAREGEVATLRIEGLVCDLCAARARRGLLSLPGVRVATVDLESGTALVRSAAPLPEGALERAVESTVLFPRLRRLLDGIRRALARRGRGAA, via the coding sequence ATGCGTGTCCACTGGCGTCGTCTCTTCTACCGCCCCCGGGCCGTGGTGACGGCCAGGGAGGGAGAGGTGGCCACATTGCGCATCGAGGGCCTGGTCTGTGACCTGTGCGCCGCCCGCGCCCGCCGAGGTCTCCTGTCCCTGCCGGGGGTTCGGGTGGCGACGGTGGACCTGGAATCGGGCACGGCGCTGGTGCGGTCCGCCGCCCCTCTGCCCGAGGGCGCTCTGGAGAGGGCGGTGGAGTCCACCGTCCTCTTCCCTCGCCTGCGCCGGCTGCTGGACGGCATTCGTCGCGCCCTGGCGCGTCGCGGGAGGGGTGCAGCGTGA